The sequence TATTAAAACAGAACTAAGTATTGTTTAGCATTTTAAAAAGTCGtgaaaaaatttgaaaaaaggtACAAACTATACGTTATCTACCACTACTATTTCCATCTTGTGGGTGTACTTTATTcttatcatataaaaatattttcctagcTTTACCTAACTCGTTGTTAATTAATATGCTTATAAAATTTAGAACATTGGCTTCCCCATTCTCTAGGTGTGTAGTACGTGAAACATTCCATTTACTTGTATCAGGGTTTTGTTGACTTTGAATATTCCCGTTTGATTTTCTTATGGCATACAATTCCTGTGACATGCGCCACCTGCAACATTTACAGTTCCTAACATATTTGTAAGGAGGAACTTCTGAGTCCCCACTTCTAACCACATATTCATATGTCGTTACTCCTAGCAGAGAGATGTAAATGTGAAAACAGCACAAATGTAATAAGGCACATCCTATTGCTGTTGATACTACACAAAATATGACTAAAAACGTAAAGAGAGATATTGAATTTCTACAAAAACTCGGCGTTACCGACGTTGTGTTGTATAATGCACTGCAGTTAGTAAAAGTTTGTGCTtcaatactaaaatattttggatttgtaaaaaatatcacaatatcTGCGGCACACAGCGATGACGTAAACGCTGATATCATGAACGCTGTAGTGACGCAAGAAATGAACGCCACGTAGTTCCTGCGGCCAATGCAGTTGTTGAGCCACTTGCAGTGGTGGTCGAAGTTCTCCACACATTTGTTGCATATACTGCAATGCTTGGTTCTTCTGCCGCTAGTATGTATATTACACAGATGACATCTTCCATTCTCAATAACGTGTGCGTGGATTTCTCGGTTGAATTCAGGAACATTATAAACTTCTAATTTTCTTAATTCGGTCTCACTGGGGTCTAACAGCGACGCACAAAGATGTGATGAAACGTGAGACACGTACAGCACCGTAAATACCACTAGAGCTATGGTCTTTAACTCgtcaaattgtattttaataagaataaaataatttaacgaTCCCGTTGCGATGAAGACAATCCATCCGATTATTTGTTGGTGGTTTAGTGGTAATTGAAATCCGTTTAATCTTCTTTGTGGTCTGGGAGATTGATGTGAGGCACAGCATTTGTCCATTGGTATTGTTTACTTTATAATGTTTCCACTTAATGTTACTATGCTGGGTAGTTGTTATTGTCACGTGTTTGGTCTGAACAGCTAGATATTTCACACAAAACCAAAACGACTGGTCCAGGCAAACTACATTTTTCCATAACAAAAATCGAAAACAATAGCAAGCATTAACCTTGTGTTGTTACTTAATTGCTGGTCAAGCCTGTATAATGCGCGCGCATCGTTTCCACTTTGGTATCAATTTCACATTATTATCAATTTTCCACTTCTAGGCTGACCTCATCTTACATACGCAATTAATGGTTcacatattatgtataaattatCGGGTTCTTTAATTATTGTCCTAAAAGGCAATTTACCTATAACAACTGGACAATTTGGTATAGTTGCTATGGTAACAAACAAGTAACTAAAGGgcttattcatcatcatcatcatcatcagcctatcgcagtccactgctggacataggcctctccaagtgcacgccactgagatctattttcggcttctcgcatccagctcctgccagccgtcttgcgcaagtcatcactccaccgtgcctgaggacgtcctacactacgtttgccgaggcgtggtctccactctagaactcgtttaccccaacggttatcggttcttcggctaatatggccagcccactgccacttcagcttgctgattcggtaggctatgtcgatgaccttggttctctgacggattacctcatttctgatgcgatccctcagagaaacgccgagcatagctctttccatagcccgctgagcgactttaaacttgtggaccagccgtaccgtcagtgtccacgtttcggctccgtaggtcatgacaggtaggacgcactgattgaagacttttgtctttaggcactgtgggatcgacgatgttaggactcgacgtagcttcccaaatgcagcccaacccaactgaattctcctattcacctcgtcctcaaagttgtttctacctaactgcaatgtctgcccgaggtatacatatttccgaacaacttcgagaacggcgccgtgtatcgcaatcggttccggtagaacatgttcatagccgtgtagcgacggcttaagaatacacatgtcgctaccccttcttccagtgggtgtcgtagaagtcgactaatggagtaaaaaatgcaccgaacaccgtgcgagagaaggaaaactcgaaaaaaaaaccctctatcaacccgtctggccagcgtgatagcagtaggctaaattcctcTATGTGCAGAACCataaagccacggcccctagttcccggcagtcccgttattcccggtcacggtggcgaccgtggttacggcgggacagggggtgcgaagaatctccgggttacgggaggccaccaaactaaactgactctggcgacgtacaacggccgcacgctacggcttgactcgcatctggcgcaactcgaggtggaacttgggaagattaggtggcacatattagggttatgtgaagttcgaagagagggggaggacaccataaccctcgaatcaggtcacctaatgtacttccgagagggagaccaacaatcccaaggtggcgttgggtttctggttaataagtccctagctgataacgtggtggaggtgtctagtgtgtcgaacagggtagcgtaccttatcataaagctcaccgacaggtatagcctcaaggtagtgcaagtgtacgcaccgacctcgacacattcagacgatgaagtggaggatatgtttgatgatatatcaagggccctccacttcactacaaagacccattacaccgttgtcatgggggactttaacgctaaagtgggagtacagatttgcggcgaatcggcagtaggatcccatggatttggaagcaggaatcatagagggcaaatgctcgtcaacttcctagaacgcgaggggctctttttgatgaactcctttttcaaaaagcagccccaaaggaagtggacgtggcaaagccccgatactatgactaaaaatgagattgacttcatcatgacgaacaagaagcacatattcagagacgtctccgtgatcatagttcggccattcagagaatgcgttcctgacacgtcgcgattgaactgacgacgtaataacattcattgattattgatataataatgttgttttaatgctcctcaattgttaaaacggtaaacaaccagcaaaaatatttttatcgtaactgcaacgccattgcaaagttacgtcgtcagttcaatcgcgacgtgtcaggaacgcattctctgaatggccgaactacaataggtttaataccgggagtgatcaccgacttgtccgaggctctctgaatatcaacttcaaggctgaacgtttccgtctgatgaaggccaggctccgaccaacactgctccaaaccatgacaggatctgaaacgttccagtcaaatttggagaaccgatttgccgccgtggaaaccacaacagacgttaaccagaaccacgaatatgtggttcggatcctcagggaggaaggttcgagattctgtagaATAAgtctttcggaagagacattagggcttatgaagaaacgacgtgaaaacccgcctgtcacttcgtcagctcagcgggctctaaaccaagagatcaacaagcacgtacgacgcgacctccggtgctccaatactctggacattgaaagagcaattgagctgaatcgggggtcaaaggtgttcgtacaatctcttggaagaagccacttgacgaagctgaccacaacaagtggagaagtcgtttcttcggtgccggcagtcctttcggaagtggaaaatttctatggccggttatacgcatcgcatgcatctcgacctgatcccggaaatgaggattctagagccacattaacacgccatttcaccgaagacctggcagaagtcagcagtggcgaaatcgagatcgctctgagacagctcaaaaatggaaaagcccctggcgaggatggcattacaacagagcttttaaaagcaggaggcaagcccgtactgggggagctccagaagctttttaatgccgtcctctttgaagggagaactccagaggcgtggagtaggagtgttgtcgtcctgttcttcaaaaagggagacaaaacccagttgaagaactatcgacccatttccctcctaagccacgtatataagctgttctcaagagtgatcacgaaccgacttgcgcgaagactcgacgaattccaaccaccggagcaggctgggtttcggagcggatacggcaccatagaccacatccacacagtgcggcagattatacagaagaccgaagagtataatcagcccctgtgtctagcatttgtggactatgagaaggcctttgactcggttgaaatctggtctgttctggagtccctgcagcgttgtcaagtagattggcgatacatccaagtgatgagatgtctctacgaagccgctacaatgtccgtccaagtacagaatcagcaaacaaggcccataccgttgcatcgaggagtgagacaaggggatgttatttccccgaaactgttcactaatgcaatggaggatatgttcaagacgctgaactggaaaggacgcggcatcaacatcaatggcgaacacatctctcacttgagatttgctgacgatatcgtcatcatggcggaaacgctgcaggacctacaacagatgctgaacgacttggctgaatcttctctacgcatcggcctacggatgaacttggacaagggcttattacacttgactaaattcagtcgtctaacaGCCagttcttcatcaaaagttaaagccaaagtaaaagtcaaagtaatgtctaaagtaaaagtaacggtcaaattcaatttttctattagttttgctgtcactttagcc is a genomic window of Helicoverpa zea isolate HzStark_Cry1AcR chromosome 6, ilHelZeax1.1, whole genome shotgun sequence containing:
- the LOC124631006 gene encoding palmitoyltransferase ZDHHC11-like; this translates as MDKCCASHQSPRPQRRLNGFQLPLNHQQIIGWIVFIATGSLNYFILIKIQFDELKTIALVVFTVLYVSHVSSHLCASLLDPSETELRKLEVYNVPEFNREIHAHVIENGRCHLCNIHTSGRRTKHCSICNKCVENFDHHCKWLNNCIGRRNYVAFISCVTTAFMISAFTSSLCAADIVIFFTNPKYFSIEAQTFTNCSALYNTTSVTPSFCRNSISLFTFLVIFCVVSTAIGCALLHLCCFHIYISLLGVTTYEYVVRSGDSEVPPYKYVRNCKCCRWRMSQELYAIRKSNGNIQSQQNPDTSKWNVSRTTHLENGEANVLNFISILINNELGKARKIFLYDKNKVHPQDGNSSGR